From a single Candidatus Thorarchaeota archaeon genomic region:
- a CDS encoding antitoxin VapB family protein: protein MARNIAVSEDVYRELRALKREGESFSDVLRRLLRRRSRLTDLAGSMMLSSDEWAKMREIKEKQTELDEARTKHLLEEMSEV, encoded by the coding sequence ATGGCGCGCAATATAGCTGTGTCGGAAGATGTATACCGGGAACTAAGGGCACTCAAACGGGAAGGAGAAAGTTTCAGCGATGTACTTCGTCGGCTATTACGTAGACGGAGCAGATTGACAGATTTGGCAGGTTCAATGATGCTCTCTTCAGACGAGTGGGCAAAAATGAGAGAGATAAAAGAAAAACAGACCGAACTTGATGAGGCTAGGACGAAACATCTATTGGAAGAAATGAGTGAGGTATAG
- a CDS encoding nucleotidyltransferase family protein codes for MLTKAAILKMIETNMDPIRKFGVRKIGVFGSYVRGEQQERSDIDVLVQFEKGMKSFDNYMELKFFLEDLFGYKVDLVLEEALKPELRPHILRSVEYAMCV; via the coding sequence ATGTTGACCAAGGCGGCCATCCTGAAAATGATTGAAACGAATATGGATCCTATCAGAAAATTTGGTGTACGAAAGATCGGTGTTTTTGGATCATATGTCCGGGGCGAGCAGCAGGAACGAAGTGACATAGATGTCCTCGTGCAATTTGAAAAGGGAATGAAGTCTTTTGACAATTATATGGAACTCAAGTTTTTCCTCGAGGATCTATTCGGTTACAAAGTGGATCTCGTACTTGAGGAGGCATTGAAGCCGGAGCTGAGACCGCATATTCTCAGAAGTGTAGAATATGCCATGTGTGTTTAG
- a CDS encoding type II toxin-antitoxin system VapC family toxin, which yields MPFFDTNFIIDLTRGDQGAIRIAKDVDLRDEIKVISVVSVHEYLRGIYYKFSESRKLDDKLKRALSTLGYFDQVPISVEIARRAAEIDAILIKKGRIIPLADVYIGTSALHYGLPLVTRDRHFDQFPSLQLITY from the coding sequence GTGCCGTTTTTTGATACCAATTTCATTATAGATCTAACAAGAGGGGATCAAGGAGCAATCCGTATTGCAAAAGATGTCGATTTGAGGGATGAAATCAAAGTAATATCAGTAGTGTCAGTTCACGAATATCTCAGGGGGATTTACTACAAATTTTCAGAGTCAAGGAAACTTGATGATAAGTTAAAAAGGGCACTCTCAACTCTTGGATATTTTGATCAGGTGCCAATTAGTGTTGAGATAGCAAGACGTGCAGCAGAAATTGATGCAATTCTAATAAAGAAAGGAAGAATAATACCACTTGCTGATGTGTACATTGGAACCAGTGCGCTACACTATGGACTTCCATTAGTCACGCGTGACAGGCACTTTGACCAATTCCCGAGCCTTCAACTCATAACTTACTGA
- the dinB gene encoding DNA polymerase IV — protein MGLLLTRWIIHADMDAFFASVEQYRNHPELIGRPVCVGHDPKNGYGRGVVRAASYEARAKGIRSGMPVSQAYRLCPEAVFVQGSFEDYVIASGEFMEVLREFADGDRVRRASIDEAYIEVTERVDRYDNVESLARELQNAIDRRTGLPCSIGAAPNMSVAKVATGMHKPRGITVVGPNPHDIEKFLEPLPVRAINGVGPKTAERLASYGIETLGQIQRMSINELWPIMGRSSHWLLSRARGIDERPLIDNGPRVRKSISKDRTFMEDIDPDDVPYLYDALSQMCRRIGEKLTKKSLRFRTVTVKIRYSDYTTVQRSKSIPVESDDSTTIEKIAKSIFDRDRDSKKPIRLLGIKVSGLREASEQTCLAEFL, from the coding sequence TTGGGACTGCTGTTGACTCGCTGGATAATACACGCGGATATGGACGCATTCTTTGCCTCTGTAGAACAATATCGAAACCATCCCGAACTGATCGGGCGTCCAGTCTGCGTAGGCCATGATCCCAAGAACGGATATGGGAGAGGCGTCGTGCGTGCAGCATCATACGAGGCGCGGGCCAAGGGAATTCGTTCGGGAATGCCAGTGTCACAGGCATATCGTCTCTGCCCAGAGGCTGTGTTCGTGCAAGGTTCCTTTGAAGACTATGTGATCGCATCTGGCGAGTTCATGGAGGTACTACGTGAGTTTGCGGATGGGGACCGAGTCAGAAGAGCGAGCATCGATGAGGCATACATCGAGGTGACGGAGAGAGTTGATCGGTACGACAATGTGGAGTCTCTTGCAAGAGAACTCCAAAATGCAATAGATAGACGAACAGGACTGCCTTGTTCGATCGGGGCGGCTCCCAACATGTCTGTTGCCAAAGTGGCGACTGGTATGCACAAGCCCCGCGGCATCACCGTGGTCGGACCGAATCCTCACGACATCGAGAAATTCTTAGAGCCGCTCCCAGTTCGTGCCATCAATGGAGTAGGACCAAAAACAGCAGAGCGACTTGCATCATATGGCATCGAGACCCTAGGACAGATCCAGCGTATGTCTATCAACGAGCTTTGGCCGATCATGGGCCGATCAAGTCATTGGTTACTCTCAAGAGCCAGAGGCATAGATGAGCGGCCTCTCATAGATAACGGCCCAAGAGTACGAAAATCCATCTCGAAAGATAGAACGTTCATGGAAGATATTGATCCTGATGACGTGCCCTACCTGTACGATGCACTCTCCCAGATGTGTAGAAGAATTGGGGAGAAGCTCACGAAAAAGAGCCTTCGGTTTCGAACTGTGACCGTGAAGATCCGGTATAGCGATTATACCACAGTACAGCGAAGCAAGAGCATCCCTGTGGAGTCTGATGATTCAACAACGATTGAAAAGATTGCTAAGAGCATCTTTGACAGGGACCGTGATTCTAAGAAGCCTATTCGATTACTGGGGATCAAGGTCTCGGGGCTTCGTGAGGCCTCAGAACAGACATGCCTTGCTGAGTTCCTATGA